The nucleotide sequence ATGACTGGAAAGTCATGTGTTCGAGTTGTGAAAATGGTCTCTTTACAAATAAGGTTAGAGCTGCATACAGAAAATGACCTTCCCTCGACTCTTGCAAAGTGCAGAGCTTCATGCATTGGGGACACTTTTTTATTAACATAGGTTTGTGCAAGAAAAGTGTAgtgaaatttaaatgagaaattatGTGTTAGGAAAAAGACTCATTTAGTATAGAAGAGTTCCAGCTCTATCGAACAAGTGAATTGTGGCCAGTTGATTTACAATTTTACATGATCTCTCTTAAGAAAGGTTGTAACTTGTAAGGCATTGGCATTGAGTTTTCTTGCATAAATGATGACTCAAATGAAATTGGCGAACCTAGTGTCACTTCGTTTAATATTAAAATGGAAGCAAGCATGCTAGTATTTGAGTCCAATACACTCAAGTATATGTCCAGGTTTTGTGAGAGcaataacataaattaatggGTGGTGTACCCAAAgcaattgtgttttaaatgagATCCAATCATTCACGTATTTAGTATCTTGTAGCACAAGCAATGCATATTGCAGAGTTTGGGTTTTGCACCTTCTCCTTACACAAAATGCAGACAAGCAGAAAGGCATTCTCGAAGCTTTCAAGCTATATCAATGTGATGATACAACTCAACTTGATATATCTAAATATAATTTGCTTATCCTCTTTGCAGCTTTTGGTGTGCCTTCGCATGCTAATCCGCAGGTGTGTATATGAGAATATCAATAAGGAAGACATTCAGAAATTGTTTCCCAGTGAGGTCCTTCCTGAATTACAGAGATTATTGACACTTCTGCTGCAAAAGTTCCAAAGGGAATGGCAAGAAGATGTACAGAAGGACCAGGTTTGATATTCCATTATGATATGGGTGATCACATTTATCTACCTGTAGGATTTAAGGgtctatttttttgatttttttataaattatgtttaggTAACCTTACCTCGCTTAAAGGCTATGACATGGAAGGTGGAAAACCAAGAGACAGAGTTGACAGATCCTGTTGCAGTTATCAACTTGAAGGTATCTAAATGATTAGTTGAACTTGGAGGCATGAAATGCTTGGCACTAGTCCACTTCATGTGAACCTATTTCAAAATGATATTAAATCATTGGCAGAAGTAAGATGTAAGATGACATGCAAAATAGATTGACATTAATAATTCGGTACCTTGTGCAGCTTCAAAATGATGGAGAGTCCAACGCTGTAGACATGGATGTGAAATTTCAGTTGTCTAAAGATACCCTGGATACCATGTTGAAGTCAATGTACTGTATAAGAGACCAGTTATCTGATAATGTAAGTGTTATTCTAGAGaacttatttttcttcatgGCACTATGCCATTGAGTTTGGCAGGTTCTTGTCGAAATTGCATCTCTTCACTGTTTGTTTTCTGAAATGCATTATGACTTACCTTTCCAGGTTGAAACATCAAACAGAAATGCATAAAAGGAGACAGATATGGTTTGAGATTAGATCATGCCGTACTCGAAATGTATGTCCTGTCTCTATCTTCTGCTTCAGGTTTCCTTTAATCCAATGTGGATGCTTCATTGTGGACAAATTTGGGTGTTTGTTGTCTCTGTTTGGTTATCAGACTAGAGATCCAACAACTCCTGGTCAATCAAGCTTTTTGCTGCTCATGTAGGTGGTAGATGGATTAATGACATAACTGAGTGCATTAAATCTTAGACATCTGGTGAAATACAGCATCTAGGCTGAGCCCTTTCAATCTAGAACTGCtttggataaattttttatggCAATAGCAGCATAGCTACACAAGGTATTATTTGCACAAAGATGCGATGAATCTCTGAGACGTTAGAGATAGGGCTCATGGaagataaaatgagaaaaaatcaGTCGTGATGGTTTGGATGCATGCAATGAAAATCAGCAGGTGCCATAGTTAGGAGAATTGACTGTATCCATATTCAGGGCAGTGTTAGAATTCATGAAAGGCCAAAAGTGACTTCAGTTGGGACTtgaaattttatagaaatacaTGATATATTGTGTTTTATCCAAAATTATGCACCTTTAAGCTTTAACAGCCTGTGTATTTTCTGGAACTAGTTATATTTGTACACTTATAAAGCCTTTTTGTATTCCTTTGTTACAACAAGGGTGCCATCAGTGTTAGAACATGGAATTAGATTATTTGTTCCCTTCCTCTTCCGCTGTTTTCTTTCGAAAACTTGTTTTTCTAAGGTTATTTATCCTCATTAATATAAGTAGTGATATTTCGTCAAACCACTAGCATTTTGTTAAAACATTCAGAATTGCTATCACTTAGTTGTAGGTGTCTATTTTGCCATGTTGAGCCAACAAAACCCCTCTTTGTCCCCAATTCTAAATGCATTCTGTTCCCGCCGGAATGGAAAATGAAAGTTAAGAGGATGCTTTTATTGTTCTTGGGGATCTTGAACCTCTGCATTTTGATTTGAACTTGGTTGGCATGTAGTTATTGagattaatatatttgttttgcTTGGCATCCCAATTTCATTGAAAGGGACCCTTTGACATTAAATATCAGCATTTTTCCATTAAAATAGAATAAGGGAATTGTATAAGTACATTGAATTTCTTTGTAATTGGTGTTTATGTGGCTTTTGTATCTTCTCTTAATCCATGGGCATCAGACAGAGTGCTATCAGTAAATGGGATAACATATCTTATGCTCATTCCAGATCAGTTTCTATACAATGGGATCCtaattttgggaaattctatttgtagccaatttttttcctctttgcAGCCAGTAGAAATTCACTTTTCCCCTTCTACTCTTTGCAACTACGTTAATAACTCTTTGCagttaatatttttcaaaaatatcctttttttttcacacaGCCACAATCATCCCTGAAACACATCCTCAAACCCCAACAACTCGAATCACCGGCCGGTGTTTGTGACGAAGACGAGCTTCATAAGAGGTGGAAGACTGCAAAATCAGAGGTAGGCTGCGTGGGTGTGGGCCGCCTCTGCAAAATCAGAGGTGGCATTGCGGCTGCCGCCGACTACCACCATCACGGCTGCAGTCACCCTTGAAGGCCCCGAACCCCTCAAGGGCAGTCGCCACCGGCGGGTATGACCGCTTCCCCAGCGATCTCTGACCACTTCCCCGGCCATCTCTGATTCTCCaattgtgtgtgtatgtgtgtgtgtgtgtgtttatgcGTATATATCTGTGcctgtgtatgtatatgtgtgtgtgtgtgtttatgcGTATATATCTGTGcctgtgtatgtatatatgtgtgtgtttgtgtatgcGTTTGGATGCATCACCATTATTCTTCTACTCCATGGCTGtatttccattcattttttgTCTTCGCCATATCGTATCTGGTGTTTTTGATTGTATCTGGTGTTCTTGGCTGCATCGTCTCTGACGTGAATAGACAGTTGCATATGGCGGCTGGCGGGCAGTTCATTGAGGGAGAAAGTGGCTGCAATAGTGAGGGTAAAATTGGGTTTTTAAACGAGGGTATTTCAGATATATTGAAAGGTGGGTGTGGTGAGCAAAATAGGTGGCTGCAAGTAGAATTTTCCCCTAATTTTTCCTTACTTTTCAAGCTAAATGTTCAGTTTTGTGCCCGTCCATGCAGATTGAGATCGAATTTCTTGAACTCGGTCCCTGTTGTTGACTCATGGAAGAAAACCGGGCCAACTCAAATCAGCACCATATTTGATCTGTTCATCATCGTATTAGAGCTGAAAATGGGTATTCTTCTGTCTCCTCCTTGCTATAGCTTGTCACCGGCAACATATGTAGTTCAATAGCAGGGCATAACAACTGGTATAAGGCTCCGTTGCTGTGCTTCTGATTCTATGAGAAATTCTTGTTCTTTTCAGAATTGCTTGAAAATGTGCCTTAATTTTAATTTCGCGATCATTATCATTACATTGGTGAAACTAAATGTTAAGAGTAGTCATTTTGACACATACTTCTTATTCCCTGTCACTTCCTTCCTTTGTTCCGTCTATTGCGCCTGGCCTTGTGGGTTCTCAGTTCTTATTTGATATCACTGTGGTACATTaagtttttacttttatttctaTACAAGATATAATGTTTGGTAATTGAGTACAGGATTGTGTTGTACCTATtaatattaaaactaaaataataaatattgatttCACCATAAGCTCCTTTGATGtttaaatatcttttggaaAGGTCAATCTCGTCCAAATAGAATTTGCATGGGAAACGAAACGGGTCCAATCTCTCTAGTCAATTTCACACTAATAATATGTACAAATTTCCTGAAAACATCATTTTCTGTTGGTAAGTCAAACATGTGGTAAAACCGAAGAAACTTCAAGTTGCCgttatctttgttttgtttattttttattattttataattgtcTTATGGCTTGAAATGCTGATGGTTACTGAATACATCTCTCGGCTTATTCAATCTATCTAGTACTATTAATAGAATATAGTTTACCAAACGGTTTCCTACATTCGTTCACATTCATAATTATTAAAGTTGTGCTGATCCTCCTCCACTCAGTCCAGATGCTGGATTCGTGAGTTGAACCGttagtttaaaaatttatatataaatataacgaTGTTATTGTTCACGTTATGGGAATATGTTAttggtaatttttatttttaaaaatattaaagtaaaaataatgcgtaaattaataattaaaagtcTTAACATGTACAGAATgtaaatataacttttaaataaaaatcgtACATTAGATCATCATTATCAATTGCATCTTTTCATAATCAAATTATGAGAAATGGTACAATGTTGATAATTTTAATCAACTTctaaaaattaagttaacaatacaaattcatgaaaaagaaaagttaaggTAGGTGACAAGAGTTTATGCTGCATATATAAATACGTTCTAACATTACCCACTAACAAGATAATGTTAATATTAAGTTctaatatcatttttgtatagaaaattttatgagattgtaacaaataaaaataagagcCATATTACTTTGTTCGGGGACTCACTGAATAGGGggttaaaaatatcaaaatgttatatgctcaaaatacaaatttataagGGATGCCACTACATTTGCCTATTTCCTCTCTTCCTTTTCATGGTCGCGATGCGATCGTCGATCGCTGCTTGACTTGCCAACTTGTCGTCATCGCCTTACTGCCATCATCTCGTCGCCTCTCTGATCATTGTTGTATCCTCCTACGGCTGGCAAGGCGACGAGGCAAAAATAGTAACAGTCGACAGTCACATAATGGCCATGAGATAATAAAGAAGAGATAAGTGAAGATAGTGGCATCTCttgtaaatttgaattttgagtttgggcattttgatctttttgatcCTATTCGGTAAGTCCTGAGGCAAAGTAGATTAAACCTAAAAATAATTGTGTTGATTGAAGACAATATTTGAGTTtgagttaaaataatttatgtatataaaaaagatTAATCAATGAACAAGTgagtgaaataaataaattataaaaaaaacacaaaagaaaacTCACTTAGAACCTATAAATATTACGTGGTACAatgatcttaataaaatataaataaatattattaaatatataaattatttcgaatgtgtttgattgcacacatttaccataaaaaatgtataattattatacacattttctatgaaatcaatcaaacactcttaatttttttataggaaATATGTATATGGTATAAacatttaaatgtttttttccatgaaattcattttcaatgcaatcaaacacactcatGTAAAtcttaaggtgtgtttgattgaaattattttccatgaaaaatatcacattaagagtgtgtttgattgcacacatttttcatgaaaaatatgtaattattatacattttctatggaaaacaatcaaacactcttaattttttcataaaaaaatatgtatggtacaaccatttaaagcttatttccatggaattcatttttcaaggggtgagatggtttttgttttctaggcaatattacctagaattaaattctaaataatgcaatcaaacacaccttaagggtgtgtttgatagtatggAAAATGTTTCATCcaagaaattgaatttcatctttGATATTTGACATactatatttttcatagaactcaatttcatggtacaatcattaaaccatatttttagctattttttatgaaaaattccataTAGGGGgagatagtttttgttttccatgtaagttagaaaatattttcattttcacctAAATGCCATCAAACACATCCTAAGGGAAAAATTttcatgtttatatgtttgattacttaacattttttataaaaaaaatttaatggtaCAATACATTGAAGAATGttttgatctattttttttatagaaaattggaattAGGGGAggttagaattatttttcatggaattggaaaatatttgattactttaatgaaattaaggtgtgtttgatagtatggaaaatacataaaaaatgtcatatccaaataattaaattttatctttgatATTTgacatactatattttttatggaattgaatttcatagtataattattaaagtatgtttttatctatttttcataagaaatttTATCTAGAGAGaagatgatttttattttttatataaattaaaaaatattttcccttCCAACTGCTTCTGACCGTAATTTTGCTTCTGActgtaattttttatgtaaattaaaaaatatgtttttgctTCTTACTGTAATTTTGTCggtgtatgtatattttatgGTACAAGACTTTTAGGGTTGGCAATGAGCAATGCCTCGTGCGcttttataatttgaattttgcaatATAGAATTAGAATGTAAACGCTTCACAAATGCTCAAGTTTTGAGGCAGCCCCCAACCAGGAGTTTGGAGTTTGGAGTTTGGAGTTTGGACTTGACTTTCACCccaaaaggtttttttttttttttttttgagtctATTTGTTACATTAATGAAACCTCAAGCCCGCGAATGgcgtaaattttaatttcctgTCATTAAGGGTATGATTTCAGTGTGTACCACTTGGGATTAGAACTGTCGGCCATCCAATAATATTGAGAAACGTGTAGATCTGAAGTGAAAAATACCTATGAAGATGGCCTCTGATTGGCGGTCCACGCTATGTCCGATGCACTCTCTCACATCCAAGAAAAATCCTCCTGGTTCCAAACATTCCCTAGTCCTCTTTGAAGCaaagaacaattgaaacaaggggagagagagagagagagcagaaggCCCTCTTTAAAGCCGGCTAAACAAACAAATCCGGAGCATCCAATCCAAACCAAGCAGGACTCCAACTCAGAGCCAGAGAAAACGCTCGACAGTCGACATGGCCTCCACAGCCCTTTGAACTTTCAACGCTCTCTTCCCCCAAATCCGATTCCAAATTCCCAAACCCTAAcctatacatacacatatattgTATCTGGAGCGGTTATGGCGGCGACGATCGAAGGGCAGGACAGAGTGATGGCCACGGCGCAGCAGATCGTGAAGAG is from Diospyros lotus cultivar Yz01 chromosome 2, ASM1463336v1, whole genome shotgun sequence and encodes:
- the LOC127793817 gene encoding uncharacterized protein LOC127793817, which translates into the protein MEHHQQTLWGHLPLLVRANSKESVEHILQALWRTRKTGLDGADREIIRAMLQLDNDSDLDPLLVCLRMLIRRCVYENINKEDIQKLFPSEVLPELQRLLTLLLQKFQREWQEDVQKDQVTLPRLKAMTWKVENQETELTDPVAVINLKLQNDGESNAVDMDVKFQLSKDTLDTMLKSMYCIRDQLSDNVETSNRNA